A window from Calditrichota bacterium encodes these proteins:
- a CDS encoding rubredoxin: AKGDPDSGIAPGTPFEDLPEDWVCPMCGVGKDMFEKA; encoded by the coding sequence GCCAAGGGCGACCCAGACAGTGGCATAGCGCCAGGAACCCCCTTCGAAGACCTTCCCGAGGATTGGGTCTGTCCGATGTGCGGGGTCGGCAAGGATATGTTTGAGAAAGCATAA